Genomic window (Lycium barbarum isolate Lr01 chromosome 2, ASM1917538v2, whole genome shotgun sequence):
TTCAGATTTGATATAAGTTCTTGAATGGTTGTTATACGTTTTGAGCCAACTGCTGCCATATGGAGGCTTAAAGGCAATCATGGCTACGACTTGGCTGATGCTGCTTTGCCTATGATTCTCCCTTTTACGAATCAACAGCCCCTTAAAAAGGATACGGGCAGAACATATTTCAGTTTctggtttttgttttctttttgcgtTCTGACCCTGCATACACAAACCACTGGCCTGCTTTAAATTTTACATCATATATGGCTTGCCTCTTTCTATATTCTGTTATTGGGCTGGGATTTATTCCGTTAGTCATTTAAAATTATCTAGGCTGCCATTATTTATGTGATGCTTTCTTTTATCTAAGTGTTGGTTGTTGCTtttcttcttatatatatatttgaagtaTAAGTGTCATAAATTCTCACcacactaatccttttctttcgttttttttttttgcatgattaTCGAGcgcgagtcccttggactcgtcttctcccgcatttggtgttgggctaaaaagcCCCAACGTGAACTACTCTCTATCAGTCCCAGCAGCAGCATAATTCCAGCAGTCACAAAATGGGCTGAGCTCATTTACATCATACCTATtcctctattttttattttctgtgtgcatttaacatgtattgtatgactaatatttgtgcttgttaattaagataaactttagtaacattaaggttttagtttagtaatgggtagttaattccacaaattacattcacttctattttttaaaactatttatagtatttataacatttatttgagtaagtGATTTTCAAACTAGCATGACTGCATCTTTTTgctaagggaatcataatttatgtttattatcttagaagtttaaagcgtcacaaatcttacactaacgttagcttattctaagaaataaaaagcaaaTTAGTTTTAACGGATAACTCTTTTACTTTAGTTCATTTCAaacacttgaaatacacattTGCTGAAACGTCAATATAAATCTTGCAATAACTctacaaatacattttaatttgttagttagcGTAATTCATATTCGGAATACATATGAAACATCACTCATCCCATTTCTTTcggtttatttataattaaactcttattaaatcactacattttctacaagtatatttttaaacattattattatactatcgtttaaaatttcaacaacatttataggtcgtatttcaaaatagcattaaaagtacttttttttttacaaattattattattcttacaagttctattttaaatagcattcttacatatttatctataactttagccatacttacaaatctactttctttttctataatactatatttacacctagcctaattaaattttagtccggtcggttaaccattgttaatgggtcttaaaggatgcctaataccttccctttagactaattgaacccttacctggaatcttaagtttcgcagaccttaaacaaagttaactttaaacataactttaataaactttaggtgtcctaattcaccataaataattaggtggcgactccttaacaacaaacaaaacaggaatctccaatatgtcgtacttctaatcccggttaaaaaggggtatgacatggataacttccgaaaccggtggccctgtcagttcgtcgttaccttcttattccttcgttttgaatgtttgccattattttggtcatgatcgttggtccgttttaggacaggtcgactcatagtcgttaattcaccgtgccTGTGGGACTTATCcaatgcttcataagttcagatgtatccgaattacgataggcattttcttcagggtcggtattttttcaaccttggcaaagtttttgatgtagcagtccccgttttgggggaatttgccgagctttggcttgggtcattgtgaccttgtcgcctttgtcgaatttcgggcacaatcctcgatatagagtatgtgagtggggcagtgccggaatacggcggttaccatcggggcgaagtcctGTTAAtagaaagacacccaagattttgttataccagcttttggtaactttgcgtttgcaaaatgcttgtacatatgagaattttaattcttCCTTCCTTAGCCGtagtaaatgaaaaatgggacacgattcatcatgatcgtttggtccttacatcggaggctatggccggtggccgggccttagttttgccgtagcaaatgttgaatgggacatgATTCATtatgatcatttggtccttacatcggaggctatggccggtgggcgggccttagttttgccgtagcaaatgttgaatgggacacgattcattatgatcgtttggtccttacatcggaggctatgtcCAGtagccgggccttagttttgccgtaacaaatgttgaatgggacacgattcattatgatcgtttggtccttacatcggaacctaatgcagaaggtgcggtcttgatttgttgagctcctccgttttccatTAACCGGGGTACACCTTgatgtgggtataagtcccctagtgcttattcgagctgcaagatcaggcgagcgctatcaagcccccactcgtaggccgtgaccccgAGTTCCCGGCCGTTTGTCCCTAtttttgttaagtaacacgttgtacttgttgcctcattaaaaaccttgtcgaaaaacccattttgggacaaaaccgtactaaggaaaagagtgcaacacgcgttttcagacctagatcctaactttatccggtacttgacttcctgcaaaaagaaaaaggttaaacatgaggtgtccataccttagcagtaatatcccttCAAATGAGCCATGTTCCGGTTGTTGCACAATCGCTGCCCGTCCACAGATTCcggctgatacgatcctttgcccgttacctcggttatcttgtacggtctttcCCAGTTCGAACCCAGTTTTCCTCCGTTGGGATTCTTAGTGCTCGAGGCATCTTTTctaagcaccaagtccccaacttagaaatgccaaaaattggctctccgattgtagtacctttccattctctgcttctgggttgTAATGCGGACCAACGTGTTTTTGCGAAGTTcctccgtgagatcgagtttcacagccgtggcctcctcgtttgactcctcggtcgtatacctgaaccggggactcgacccgtttatcacccccgcccggagaaatgactcgggccatcccttgatatttctgacctgaagcttggttttcgagagtatggccgatatctttccctcgatggtccggccttcggttcgtaattctttcgtgatctctccgagcttttgttcatttttacgggcccccggggaagctcgagttggtcatcctctatccgaatttttgactcgtatcggttatggacatccgcccaggtcacagcctcgtattccagcaagctttcctttaatttgaatgaagccgtcgagctctgaacattgagcccctttgtgaaagcttgtgcggcccattcctccggaatcggggggagctccattcgtttcCTTTGGAACCGGATGACAAATTCGCGCAATATCTCtttgtctctttgggctatacagaaaatatccgcctttcgagcctgcacctttttggctctggcgtgtgcttttatgaaggcatcagcgagcatttcgaaagaagtgattgaatgctcgggcagatgatcgtaccaagtcaatgctccttttgacagagttccccaaactttttcagcaacacagattcgatttcatcatcttccatatcattgccttttatagcacaggcgtatgaggtcacgtgttcgtgagggtccgttgtgcagtcatatttttggatatccggcattttgaacctcttcgggatcaatttcggagctgcattcggaggaaaaggcctttggatgtacctctttgaatccggccctttcaaataggcggagcccccgggatttgatccacccgagtgTTGTATGTCTCCACCTttttttcggtcgagtccacccgcttcgccaacatttcgagcattctcagaacctcggtggatggaccAACTCTggagccattgctttcaaccatccgtgcctcatctcctctgggttcagcaacattcttcgccttttccggggtcgttttacctcttccgttttgcagctgggctattgcgattccctgttcggcaatcgccgctctctgttcctgcaacatttcaaaaattaaacgcaagtcaatattatcattcggggtatccggttctttccggacttgtgtcccggacaaagtaattgaattgttagtatttaaagggtcagtggggtttggcgatcctcgtggcccgctgccttcattttcggcctcgatctcgttgttgttgacgtgaccagattgcccactgttagccatttggtccgttttttcagagacggacagtggatgtttctgattttgatgggtaagatagagatcaagatcaaagaccactattatcctagccccacggtgggcgccaaactgtttaccccgaaattgggAAAGCAATTGAATTTgcacgcgggtataggatatgtgcttagatcttgatatatatatttgatagcgGAAAATAGACGTGTGAGTATTTGATAATAAAACGGCTAGTAACggtgatttgcttaatttgctacggacatgaacgtttagaagccatgttgaatacttaatggaagaaacacaacgtaaatggaaacaaacggccttggccgggtcagatattgagagagagattgcatatatatttttctattacaagtgttcttggaaaatgaagaagccaacccttacaaaggaggggggtgtgctctatttatagtgtgacctccatgggtctcatatgatgtgaactaataaaataatagcaacaaggacagctctgcacggatttggtgggattagactgacggcgccgtctgacacacgcatggtgggtagttgaccaggacaggacgttactggcgcgtgacccgcatgcaacggccacacggaccaacggctactcggaccaacgaccacatggaccaacggctactcggaccaacagccgtacggaccaacggctatacggaccaacagccgtacggaccaacagctatacggaccaacggccacgaatgctcgggtcaccgagcttggtcgttccaatgacgaagaaggcagatcagtcggtcccctcgctccaccgatttgcctcgcatccggtttttactGTATACATACACACTGGCATTTGATTCCCTTATCTTACTCTGTCAACCTCCACGTGCCGGCGCTGTTTCTTTTCCAAAAATGCAAATTTGGTCCTCCGTTAAATTCGATATTATATTTCCGTGTTGAGAAGTTTGTCCTAGCAAGTGGCTAGACCGACCCTACTAGCAATGGAAAATGATGAATACATCTTTTCCACGCGATAAAAGATCGATATTTCAACCCTTACGATGGTGGAGACGATATGATGGTGGAGACGATAGCATGGTATATTAAATACAACCGCCATTGGACTTTCATTGGTGATCGAATATTTTAAGTAATAAGCAGTAATTAGTAGTACGTTATAATCTTGAAAGACACCTGTGATATGGCTGAAAACACGGACTATTGTTAAGTGTACAGATAAGACGAATACCAGTACAAGAAGTACTATTGGGCTGGTCGAGCCTATCAGCAACTCCCTCCGTCTAATTTATGTGCGGCGTCTCTCATCTTTTTAACCCATCTTAAAAAAATATCACCTTTTTATAAGCATATATCATTTATAATCATATAAATAtctaaaatttaatttaaattataaattttaaaaaaatttcttctttcttaaattttatgcTAAATTAaataatgtcacataaattaaaaaaaatgagagTATCACCTATTATCCATATCTATGTAAAAGCTTCTCCACTGTTACTTctcaaaataaaatattaaagcaGATGACATAGCCCACTGATATACTATTAACAATGGGATTCTTTTTGATTGCCCTTACAGTAGCTACCTCCattatttttctcttctttcttcacAAACAAATTTTCTCAACCAAAAGTAACAATGGACAGAAGAAGAGGGTACCTGAAGCAGCCGGAGCATGGCCCATTATCGGCCATCTCCCCCTTCTCAGTGGATCCGAATCCGATCAGCTGCCTCACAAAATCTTGGGTCGCATGGCAGAAAAGTACGGTCCCATTTTCGGATTGAAGCTTGGAGTTCATCAGGTTGTAGTTGTGAGCGATCCCAAATTAGCTAAAGAATGCTTTACTACAAATGATTTGGCCTTCGCAAACAGGCCCAAATCCATGGCTTCAGAGATTATAGGCTACAACTATGCCATGTTTGGATTTGCTCCTTACGGGCCTTACTGGCGAGAAACAAGAAAGATAGCCACAATTGAGTTGTTATCCACAAGGCGAATCGAGATGCTCAAACATATCAGGGAATTTGAAGTAAAATCGGCTATCAAAGAGACGTATAATTACTGGATGAAGAACAAGACTACTAGTAATTTAAATGGTGCTGTGAAGATGGAAATGAAGGAATGGTTTGGAGATTTAATTATGAACACTATGGTGAAGATGTTATTTGGAGGAGGGGAAGAAGGGGTAAATAAGGCTCACAAAGCAATTAGAAGATTTTTCGAATTGTTGGGGGCTTTTGTTGTGGCTGATTTTTTACCTTATTTAAGGTGGCTGGATATAGGAGGCCATGAGAAGGCCATGAAGGAGGTCGCTAAAGAAATGGACTCTgttgttgaaaaatggttagcaGAGCATAAAAGGAAGAGGGACTCTAAAGGAATTAAATCTGGAGATGAAGAAGATTTCATGGATGTCATGTTGTCCATTTGTCAAAACAGAGATCTAGCAGGGTTTGATGCTGATACTGCTATAAAAGGGACATGCATGGTACGTTTCTCCTTTACCCTCTAAATAACACTTCTAATTACTAAACCAGCTTTATGACttgactaagagcccgtttggattggcttataagttggcttataagctgttttcagcttttttgagtgtttggctggccagcttaaagttattttatgcttaaaat
Coding sequences:
- the LOC132627935 gene encoding cytochrome P450 CYP82D47-like, with the protein product MGFFLIALTVATSIIFLFFLHKQIFSTKSNNGQKKRVPEAAGAWPIIGHLPLLSGSESDQLPHKILGRMAEKYGPIFGLKLGVHQVVVVSDPKLAKECFTTNDLAFANRPKSMASEIIGYNYAMFGFAPYGPYWRETRKIATIELLSTRRIEMLKHIREFEVKSAIKETYNYWMKNKTTSNLNGAVKMEMKEWFGDLIMNTMVKMLFGGGEEGVNKAHKAIRRFFELLGAFVVADFLPYLRWLDIGGHEKAMKEVAKEMDSVVEKWLAEHKRKRDSKGIKSGDEEDFMDVMLSICQNRDLAGFDADTAIKGTCMALLAAGTDTIIITLTWVLSLLLNNYEALKKAQDELDAHVGKNRLVQESDIKSLVYLQAIVNEALRLYPTVPLLLHHEAIEDCVVSGYDIPKGTRLLVNVWKSHRDPNKWPNPHEFKPERFLTTHKDVDVGGNHFELIPFGSGRRMCPGIPLALQVLPFVIAALLQGFDMKRPSDEPIDMSESSGLTIFKATPLEVLLVPRLFPVLYE